The window GCACCCCCAACTACCCCTACACGGGAACATGAGGCCGCCCTAAAGGGGCGGGGGCCCCCGGGAACCCACCACCGCGGGTTGCCGGTGCATCCCTTCAGGTCCCCGCCCTGGAATACCACAAAGAGGACGAACAGGGGCCCTGGCAGGGCGGCGCAAGCTCCGCGGCCCTTTTCCCCCCTCAGGTCACGGATCGCCCGATTCCACCAGCTTCTGGTCCTTCGCGATGAGGTAGCCGTCGGAGAACAGGACCTTGCCGGCGAATATCAGCCAGAACACCTCGACCACCATGCACACCGCCGCCGGTACGGCAGCCTCCGGCCCTATCAGCACCAGCGCCAGCGAGGCCGCCATGCCGGTGTTCTTGTATGTAGCGAACAGGGTCCCGGTGACAAGGTCCTTTCGGGCGATGCCTTTTCTTTTGCAACAGTAGTAGAACACGAGGCCGACGCCGAAGATCCTGACGAACGCGGCGGCGATCAGGGCCAGCAGCACCGGGTTGACATCGAGAAGCACGTCCCGGTTCGCTCCCGCCACCGCCACCACCAGGACGAAGAAGGCGATATTGATGAGCATGCCCCTGAGAGCGGTGGAGGTGATGAAACGCTTCACCAGCTGAGAGAAGGCCATGGGCAGGACGATGAGCATGCCGATGTAGTAGAGCAGGGTGACCTCGCTGACCGCCTCGCCCGTGAACGCCAGGGTCACCAGCGGGGTAAATGCCAGCGAGACGAAGTACATCACCACCAGGGATACGGCCGACGACTCAGTGTTCCCGCCCCACAGGTACGAGAAAGTGATGACGGAGACGGCCGCCGGAACGGACGCCTCCAGTATCCATCCCTGGCGCAGGTCCCCATCGAACAGGAAGGCCATGGCCAGGGTGATGCCGGTCGACAGAACGAATGACAGCAGCAGAGCGTTCCTGATGCCCTTCACGTGCGGACCGATCCTCATCCTCTTCAGGTCCAGCGAGGAGAGCGAGAGGGTCAGCATCACCACCAGGGATATCATCGAGATGTCGCCGCTCTTCAGCGGAAGGTCCGCTGGGAAGCCTCCGAAGGAGAGGGCTAAGACCAATGCGGCGAACATCATCAGCGATGAGTTGCCGAGAATGGCGCCGATCATCACGGGTCGGCGTGCTCTTTTCTTATCATGGTGCATGGTGATCGGGACCTATGACGTGCCTCGCGCGGATTCATCTTAACTTCGATTTGCTATTAAATTCATATACCGGCCGAGTGCGGCCCTGAATATATAAAGCCTCGATCTGCTCGGGAAAAGACCGACGGTCGCTTGCATATGGAATGAACGGCCCATTCCGCTTTCGGCATCAAGGTCCCTCTGGGACCAAAAAGCCCCCTTTATCGTTACCGGAACCTCATGACCTCTTGGACGTGGCCCTTCAGTATCTTCTCTTCCGCTTTGCGAAGATGTTCGCTCGCGGTGGATGTGGATATCCGCATCCTGGCGGCCACTTCCCTGATGGAGGCCCGCCGAGGCGTATCGAAGTAACCCATCTCGGTTGCGGCCTGAAGAGCAACGAGCTGCCGTTCCGTCAGATCGTTCTTGTGGATGGACATATAGCCATGCCGGATATACGCGATGTCAGCGCATTGTTCCAGATCATGGATGGCCTCTTGCAGTTCTTTCTGGGTAGGCGCGATGACATGCCAATTCTCCACACCATTCTCAACGACGATCGGTCCAACGAACACGCAATTCGCCCTGGTGATGATGTCCATGACAGAGCTTTGCTCGGCCCACGTGATCACTTCCGCTTTCCCATGTGAGCGGGAGAGTGTGAGGAATTTTTGAACCTCAGGCATTTGACGAAGCAAAGGCTCGATCTCCTCGGTCCTCTTGCACATTATGGTCTGGTTGCTGTAGAGCTGTCCGTTCGGAAGCGTGTAAACATAGTTGATGATTATCGTCGCCTCCAGCGCCCTAGAGAGGTTGGCATGCCAGCAATCCCGGTGCTTGATGCCTATGCTAACAATGATGTAGGTCATTTGCCAGACCACCCGCAATCTGCATATGCCATTAATAGCTGACCGGTAGGGCCCGCCTCAAGAACCGATGGACCTGCCGATCGTATTCACCAGCAGAGTTCTTTCCTCCTTCCGATGGTGCATGGTCAGCGCGGCTTCACGACGTTCGATCTCTCGGCGAGCCGTCCGATCTTATCTTTCTGGACATAGCAAGTAGTTAGTATAATGCATAAGAGGATCCGAGGAGAGAAGACCTGGCCCAGTTCTCCGGCTGGTCCTGATCTAAGGTCTATTGGCCCGTAGAAGAGATTACTGGCTGTAACGTGTGGCGGGCCCCCCGGGATTCGAACCCGGGTCTCCGGCTTCGAAGGCCAGAAGGATGATCCAGACTACCCTAAGGGCCCGCTGGGAGGTCGCTGAACGCTTCCCGCCCGCACCACGCGAAGTGATGCGCGCATTTAATTGTATTTACTGGACGGTCCGGAGGCCATCCCATGCGGGCACGTCCATATTCTCCTTTTTCTACGGACAGAGAGTGCATATATTATATTTGCGGGATGTTATTCAGATTGGTCTCGAGGACCATCGTTGGTGAGATGATTGGTCGCGGAGATGATAGAGCACGAAGGGATGGTGCTCCTGGATCGTATTTTGAGCTCCAACACGGAGTGGTCGCCCAGGGGCAGCCGCGTGGACCCATACATGGGTGTGGACGAATGGATAAGGGACTGGATGTGGCATCGCATCCGGAGCTATGTGATAGAGCGGGACAATCGTGTCTGCCAGGTGTGCGGCGAGGAGACCGAGGACCTTCAGGTCCATCACATCGTCTGGAAATGCCACAACGGGTCCGACCATCCCAAGAACCTGATGGTGGTATGCGAACGATGCCATAAGCAGATACATACGAAGCAGCTGCCGCTGATCATGATGCAGTGATCCGATAGGGGCCAGGACGCCGCGAACGCCCGGTCCCGGGAGAGACTGTGGGACCTTGCCCGCGCCCTCTTCGGCCTGAGCGACCGCTGACGGTCCAGTTGGAGTGGTCCGCACGCTTTTCCTCCGTGGCGGGGCCGCCTCGACCAGAATTGCGCCGAAATGCACCTTTAGGGCTACCGACACAGGTGTGGAAGGTTTTAAACCGGGGCCTGAGAATCACTGGGCATGAACAGGGTCACCATGGGGCACGGCGCCGGGGGCGAGCTCATGCACGAGCTGCTGTCCCTGCACATCATCCCCTTCCTTCCTCAATTCCCCGTAGAGGTCCCGCTTCGCTCTTTCGACGACTCCGCGGTCGTGGACGATGTCGTCTTCACCACCGACGGCCATACCGTCAAGCCGCTGTTCTTCCCCGGGGGGGACATCGGCTCCCTGTCGGTGTGCGGAACCGTGAACGACATCTCGGTCATGGGCGCCACCCCGCTGGCCATGGCGTTGTCCTTGATCCTCGAGGAGGGGCTGGACATCGATGTCCTGGAGAAAGTGGTGAAGTCGATCGGCCAGTACTCCGAGCTGGCCGGCGTTCCCGTGGTGACGGGCGATACCAAGGTCTTGGAGCCCGGCGCGGTGGACAGCATGGTGGTCACGACCTCGGCCATAGGGAAGAGGAGCCCCTACATGGACCACAACCTGCAGGTGGCGAGGGAGTACCGTCCGGTGACCTCCAAGTGGCTCACCGACGACAATATACAGGACGGCGACGCCATCATCGTCACCGGCACCCTGGGCGATCACGGGATCGCCCTGCTGTCGTTCCGCGAGGGCTATGGCTTCGAGACGGAGGTCAAGAGCGACGTGGCGCCGCTCAACAAGCTCATCGAGGATGTGCTGAAGGTCGGCGGCGCGGTGAGCATGAAGGACCCCACCCGGGGCGGGTTCGCCAACGCCATCAATGAATGGTCCTTCAAGTCCAGGGTCGGCGTGGTGATCGAGGAGACCGCCGTGCCCATCTCCGAGCCGGTGCGGAACGCCTGCGAGCTGCTCGGCCTCGACCCCCTGACCATCGGGAACGAGGGGAAGGCGGTCATAGGGTGCGTTCCGGAGATGGCCGAGGAGATTCTCAAGGCACTGAGGAAGAGCCCGCTGGGCAAGAACGCCGCCATCGTGGGCAAGGCCACCAAGCGCTTCGAGAGGGTCGTCCTCCACACCGAGGTCGGCGGGCACAGGATACTCGAACCGCCCGTGGGAGACCCGGTCCCCCGCATCTGCTGATCACAGCAGCGACTCAATCCAGTAGCAGACGATGAACGCGCCGATGCCGGCCACGGCCATGCGCGCCCCCTGTGCCAGGGGGTTCCTCTCCCCTGCCCGGCCCATGACGGCCCCCACCACGAAGAGGATGGCTATGGCCAAGGCCAGGCTCACGTACGCGGCGGTCCTGATGTCCTCGCTCCCCACCAGGAGGAACGGCGCCAGGGTGATCGCCCCCGCGATGATGGGCGCGGTGAAGTTCACCGCCGAGATCAGGATGATGGTCAGCCTGGACACCTTGGAGATATGAGTGTCCTCCAGCGAGGTGAGCATGGCCCTCTCCATGTCCTTCATCTTGATGGCCTGCTCCATGGTCTCCGCCTCGAACACCGAGATGCCGGTCGAGATCCCCAGCGCGACGCTGCTGGTGGTGATGGTCACGATGACCAGGCGGAGGTTCGGCTCGCTGGAGAACGCCGAGGCTATTAAGATGCCCAGGATGACGAAGGTGCTGTCGAATATGGTGTTCACGAAGAAGCGGCGGAGGGTGGGGCCCGTTCCCGGCTCATCGAGCACCGCCCTCATGCGGCTCATGAACCCGTCGTCATTGACCACTTTTTCACACCAGCGGTCCCTTCTTTTGAGGTCGTGGCATATCGATGTTTCGGGCCAGCGCCGGTACGCGGGCGATCTTGAACCATCTCTCGCAACAGAGATATAATGAACGATGAATCGACCGGACCAGGGGGGCACCATTGAGCGACGTGACGAGCGACACCGAGGAGTTGGCGGAGCGCTATGACCGGATCAGCAACGCCCAATACACACTGGGCCTCCACCTCGTCGAGCGGATGGACGTAAAGGAGGGGGAGGTCATACTGGACATCGGTTGCGGCACCGGGCGGTTGGCCCTTAGCGTGTCGAATTCGGTGGGCCCGTCCGGGAAGGTTGTGGGAGTGGACCCCTCGCCGCACCGCATCGAGGTGGCTAGCAGAAAGCTATCGGACGGCACAAGCTCCAACTTGCAGTTCTCCATCGGCGCGGCGGAGGACCTCGGCCAGTTCCCGAACGCCTCCTTCGACGGCGTGTACCTCTCCTCGGTCCTCCACTGGGTCAGGGACAAGGACAGGGCGCTGGAGGAGGCACATAGGGTCCTCCGGCCCGGCGGACGCATCGGCATAACCATGCCCGCCCCAGGGAGCATGGCCATCCTGAGAGCGGCCATCGTGAGGGTGGCATCGAGGCCGCCA is drawn from Methanomassiliicoccus luminyensis B10 and contains these coding sequences:
- a CDS encoding class I SAM-dependent methyltransferase encodes the protein MDRTRGAPLSDVTSDTEELAERYDRISNAQYTLGLHLVERMDVKEGEVILDIGCGTGRLALSVSNSVGPSGKVVGVDPSPHRIEVASRKLSDGTSSNLQFSIGAAEDLGQFPNASFDGVYLSSVLHWVRDKDRALEEAHRVLRPGGRIGITMPAPGSMAILRAAIVRVASRPPYASHVDRTVRNSKIDAEKLGSLLVQAGFCKPSVEVREKKRLHPSAEDLMEFYDASSFGNFLRFMPPDLRECLKADVVQELEGGRAAEGIELISRTIIATAKKPPQDQNGAPP
- a CDS encoding VIT1/CCC1 transporter family protein, with the protein product MVNDDGFMSRMRAVLDEPGTGPTLRRFFVNTIFDSTFVILGILIASAFSSEPNLRLVIVTITTSSVALGISTGISVFEAETMEQAIKMKDMERAMLTSLEDTHISKVSRLTIILISAVNFTAPIIAGAITLAPFLLVGSEDIRTAAYVSLALAIAILFVVGAVMGRAGERNPLAQGARMAVAGIGAFIVCYWIESLL
- the hypE gene encoding hydrogenase expression/formation protein HypE, producing the protein MNRVTMGHGAGGELMHELLSLHIIPFLPQFPVEVPLRSFDDSAVVDDVVFTTDGHTVKPLFFPGGDIGSLSVCGTVNDISVMGATPLAMALSLILEEGLDIDVLEKVVKSIGQYSELAGVPVVTGDTKVLEPGAVDSMVVTTSAIGKRSPYMDHNLQVAREYRPVTSKWLTDDNIQDGDAIIVTGTLGDHGIALLSFREGYGFETEVKSDVAPLNKLIEDVLKVGGAVSMKDPTRGGFANAINEWSFKSRVGVVIEETAVPISEPVRNACELLGLDPLTIGNEGKAVIGCVPEMAEEILKALRKSPLGKNAAIVGKATKRFERVVLHTEVGGHRILEPPVGDPVPRIC
- a CDS encoding helix-turn-helix domain-containing protein, which codes for MTYIIVSIGIKHRDCWHANLSRALEATIIINYVYTLPNGQLYSNQTIMCKRTEEIEPLLRQMPEVQKFLTLSRSHGKAEVITWAEQSSVMDIITRANCVFVGPIVVENGVENWHVIAPTQKELQEAIHDLEQCADIAYIRHGYMSIHKNDLTERQLVALQAATEMGYFDTPRRASIREVAARMRISTSTASEHLRKAEEKILKGHVQEVMRFR
- a CDS encoding HNH endonuclease, whose protein sequence is MVAEMIEHEGMVLLDRILSSNTEWSPRGSRVDPYMGVDEWIRDWMWHRIRSYVIERDNRVCQVCGEETEDLQVHHIVWKCHNGSDHPKNLMVVCERCHKQIHTKQLPLIMMQ